In the genome of Thermoleophilia bacterium, one region contains:
- a CDS encoding universal stress protein, with protein MAGFGNVLVCSDFSENSNKAFEAAVGLCEGKLVVLHVVATSYNYDVGEMQDKSASTVAKVYGEKAEARMRELYGKADVEVVVEYGNEAEKILEVAHDRGADVIVMGARGVGFMAGLLGGGSVVNKVVKSATVPVLVVPA; from the coding sequence ATGGCCGGGTTCGGAAATGTCTTGGTTTGCTCGGATTTCTCCGAGAACTCCAACAAAGCCTTCGAGGCTGCCGTAGGGCTTTGTGAGGGCAAGCTGGTGGTGCTGCACGTTGTCGCCACGTCGTACAACTACGACGTCGGTGAGATGCAGGACAAGTCGGCGTCCACCGTCGCCAAAGTGTACGGGGAGAAGGCCGAGGCGCGTATGCGCGAACTGTACGGAAAGGCCGATGTTGAGGTGGTTGTCGAGTACGGCAATGAGGCCGAAAAGATCCTAGAGGTGGCCCACGATCGCGGCGCCGACGTCATCGTGATGGGCGCCCGCGGCGTGGGTTTCATGGCTGGTCTTCTGGGAGGCGGCAGCGTCGTGAACAAGGTCGTGAAGAGCGCTACCGTCCCGGTGTTGGTCGTACCGGCCTGA
- the arcC gene encoding carbamate kinase yields the protein MRVVVALGGNAIKQAHESGTAEEQFANCGITAEALAKIVSEFKDGDSLVITHGNGPQSGNLDVQQVAGKEKVPAQPLDVVGAMTQGQIGYMFMNQMEKHLRAHGLDMDVIACVNQVVVDPSDPEFVGDNASKPVGNFFSEEEAKALKEAHPDYVVKHVKPSAEKGWRRTVPSPIPARNAELRAINKILDTGVIVICSGGGGIPVMEDAKGDFQGLEAVIDKDRAGEVLAEGVKADVFMVLTDVENAILNYGKDNAQAIGAVKLADMQQYASEGHFLAGSMGPKVASAMKFVEWGGERAIITSLDKAVDALDGKCGTIITK from the coding sequence GTGAGAGTAGTCGTAGCTCTTGGCGGCAACGCCATCAAGCAGGCTCACGAGTCCGGCACGGCGGAGGAGCAGTTCGCGAACTGCGGCATCACCGCCGAGGCCCTCGCCAAGATCGTGAGCGAGTTCAAGGATGGCGACAGCCTCGTCATCACGCACGGCAACGGCCCGCAGTCGGGCAACCTTGACGTGCAGCAGGTCGCCGGTAAGGAGAAGGTCCCCGCTCAGCCGCTTGACGTGGTCGGCGCGATGACCCAGGGCCAAATCGGCTACATGTTCATGAATCAGATGGAGAAGCACCTGCGTGCGCACGGCCTCGACATGGATGTCATCGCCTGCGTCAACCAGGTCGTCGTCGACCCGAGCGATCCTGAGTTCGTGGGCGACAACGCTTCTAAGCCGGTCGGCAACTTCTTCAGCGAGGAAGAGGCCAAGGCCCTCAAGGAAGCCCATCCTGATTACGTGGTCAAGCACGTCAAGCCGAGCGCCGAGAAGGGTTGGCGCCGGACCGTGCCGTCCCCGATCCCGGCGCGCAACGCCGAGCTCCGGGCGATCAACAAGATCCTCGACACCGGCGTCATCGTCATCTGCTCCGGCGGCGGCGGCATCCCGGTCATGGAAGACGCCAAGGGCGACTTCCAGGGTCTCGAGGCCGTCATCGACAAGGACCGCGCGGGTGAGGTCCTGGCCGAGGGTGTCAAGGCCGACGTGTTCATGGTCCTCACCGACGTTGAGAACGCGATTCTCAACTACGGCAAGGACAACGCGCAGGCCATCGGTGCAGTGAAGCTCGCCGACATGCAGCAGTACGCCTCCGAGGGTCACTTCCTCGCCGGCAGCATGGGCCCGAAGGTCGCTTCGGCCATGAAGTTCGTCGAGTGGGGTGGCGAGCGTGCCATCATCACGTCGCTGGACAAGGCCGTGGACGCACTCGACGGCAAGTGCGGGACGATCATCACCAAGTAA
- a CDS encoding lactate racemase domain-containing protein — MTSAAWAFCGDRRLPITRSDAFLAPPRLELLHDAVGAVEEALANPLAAPPLAALVRGLRKIAIVIPDSSRPCRNPLVLEPLLAALTGAGVPADGVRIVIGCGLHAATDDGEKERLVGASRLRQTMVVDAQGFDSPTRDLGTTSQGAPIAITRDVADAELALTIGIVEPHLYAGFSGGVKGVAIGCGGHQTITWTHRPAFVSAPGVALGNLDANPFRETLLEIAARTPLRWGVNLVVDEGGRAVALAAGDPTRIQAKLAAEHETEWLPAVAEAFDVVVLGVPTPKADSLYQASRAATYVGLAPRPALRDGGLLVLCADLINGAGTGPGEQNFFAQLAVATSPAALVARGLQETLGPGGQRAFVVARVLQHHRLAIVGARDSAFLTPLEHLGVTAFDSVDAAVAAHEDILRRRARVLTVADGITTAARLQDGAGLAP, encoded by the coding sequence GTGACGAGCGCGGCTTGGGCGTTCTGCGGCGACCGCCGCCTCCCGATCACGCGCAGCGACGCGTTTCTTGCGCCGCCGCGTCTTGAGTTGCTCCACGACGCCGTCGGCGCAGTAGAGGAGGCGCTCGCCAACCCACTCGCGGCGCCGCCACTCGCGGCGCTGGTGCGAGGGCTTCGCAAGATCGCGATTGTAATCCCCGATAGCTCGCGCCCCTGCCGAAATCCACTCGTGCTCGAGCCTCTGCTGGCCGCTCTGACGGGCGCCGGCGTACCGGCAGACGGCGTCCGTATCGTGATCGGCTGCGGCCTGCACGCGGCGACCGACGACGGCGAAAAGGAACGCCTCGTTGGCGCCTCGAGACTACGGCAGACGATGGTCGTCGATGCCCAAGGCTTCGACTCGCCCACACGCGACCTGGGCACAACCTCGCAGGGAGCCCCCATCGCGATAACTCGAGACGTCGCCGACGCTGAGCTGGCGTTGACCATCGGCATCGTCGAACCGCACCTCTATGCGGGCTTCTCCGGCGGCGTCAAAGGCGTCGCCATCGGCTGCGGCGGCCATCAAACCATCACCTGGACGCATCGTCCCGCGTTCGTCTCCGCCCCAGGCGTCGCGCTCGGCAATCTCGACGCCAACCCGTTCCGTGAGACATTGCTCGAGATCGCCGCCCGCACGCCGCTTCGCTGGGGAGTCAACCTCGTCGTCGACGAGGGCGGCCGGGCCGTCGCTCTCGCGGCCGGCGACCCGACGCGTATCCAAGCCAAGCTCGCCGCCGAGCACGAGACGGAGTGGCTGCCGGCAGTCGCGGAGGCGTTCGACGTCGTCGTCCTGGGCGTTCCGACGCCCAAGGCAGACAGTCTCTATCAGGCATCGCGGGCGGCGACCTACGTCGGTCTCGCGCCACGCCCGGCGCTCCGCGACGGCGGCCTGCTCGTGCTCTGCGCCGACCTCATCAACGGTGCTGGCACAGGACCAGGCGAACAGAACTTCTTCGCCCAACTCGCCGTCGCCACCTCGCCGGCAGCGCTCGTCGCTCGCGGCCTGCAGGAAACGCTCGGCCCCGGCGGGCAGCGAGCCTTCGTCGTAGCGCGCGTGCTGCAGCACCACCGCCTCGCCATCGTCGGCGCCCGTGACTCTGCATTCCTGACGCCCCTCGAGCACCTCGGCGTCACCGCGTTCGACTCCGTCGACGCGGCCGTCGCCGCTCATGAGGACATCCTGCGGCGCCGCGCTCGCGTGCTCACCGTCGCCGACGGCATCACCACGGCCGCACGCCTCCAGGACGGTGCTGGTTTGGCACCGTGA
- a CDS encoding site-2 protease family protein, giving the protein MTGGLRIGRLFGIDIRVHASWFFIFALFAITLANGFFPRSYPDWSGSTSWVVAIIATLLLFASVLAHELGHSLVARSQGIKVKSITLFLLGGVASIEKEAASPGREATMAGIGPLISLGIGAGSWILSLLLPGPDQVVAVLYYLGIANVSLAIFNLLPGFPLDGGRVLRALLWWRNHNFARATRQATRVGQIFGVVFIALGVLLIPAGDTLSGIWMAFVGWVLIQAAGASAKQAVLQHDLANVTTARIMTRPAEWVSPYVTLQYAAEGHFTDFETRCLPVHPERDDQEFDGLVCGADLARMPRNEWDTDRVRDVMVPAEKVPTVSPDTPADEALLLLRGENAVDRLAVVDGDGHLVGFVDEASIARYELLQQARSDERSAV; this is encoded by the coding sequence ATGACCGGCGGCTTACGAATCGGCCGTCTCTTCGGTATCGACATACGCGTGCACGCGAGCTGGTTCTTCATCTTCGCCCTGTTCGCGATCACGCTGGCCAATGGGTTCTTCCCGCGCAGCTACCCCGACTGGAGTGGCAGCACATCCTGGGTCGTGGCGATCATCGCTACCTTGCTGCTGTTCGCCTCGGTCCTCGCCCACGAACTCGGGCACTCGCTCGTCGCCCGATCGCAGGGCATCAAGGTCAAGAGCATCACGCTCTTCCTGCTCGGAGGCGTCGCCAGCATCGAGAAGGAGGCTGCGAGCCCTGGCCGCGAGGCGACGATGGCCGGCATCGGGCCTCTCATCAGCCTCGGCATCGGCGCCGGCAGCTGGATCCTCTCCCTGCTCCTTCCGGGCCCGGATCAGGTTGTCGCGGTCCTCTACTACCTCGGGATCGCCAACGTCTCTCTGGCGATCTTCAATCTTCTCCCCGGGTTCCCACTCGACGGCGGACGCGTCTTGCGGGCGCTACTCTGGTGGCGCAATCACAACTTCGCTCGCGCCACACGTCAGGCCACCCGCGTCGGCCAGATCTTCGGCGTCGTCTTCATCGCGCTCGGCGTGCTGCTCATCCCCGCGGGCGACACCCTGAGTGGCATCTGGATGGCCTTCGTCGGCTGGGTCCTGATCCAGGCGGCGGGTGCGAGCGCCAAGCAGGCCGTCCTGCAGCACGATCTCGCCAACGTCACCACGGCACGCATCATGACGCGCCCGGCGGAATGGGTGTCTCCGTACGTCACGCTGCAGTACGCGGCCGAGGGTCACTTCACCGACTTCGAGACGCGCTGCCTACCGGTACACCCGGAGCGCGACGATCAGGAGTTCGATGGCCTCGTCTGCGGCGCGGACCTGGCCCGGATGCCTCGCAACGAATGGGACACCGATCGCGTGCGCGACGTCATGGTGCCGGCCGAGAAGGTACCAACGGTGTCGCCAGACACCCCGGCCGACGAGGCCCTGCTGCTGTTGCGTGGCGAGAACGCCGTCGACCGCCTGGCGGTCGTCGACGGCGACGGACATCTGGTCGGCTTCGTCGACGAGGCCTCAATAGCGCGCTACGAGCTTCTCCAGCAGGCGCGCAGCGACGAGCGCTCAGCCGTCTGA
- a CDS encoding ATP-dependent helicase: MTHSATSPQTPTRLTVFGISSARALARRQRELHPETRTIRQREWSYETSSVESHSPSPTANSFTAWLAAHSYATRRTPVPLWYWQHDASAFAAQAHTVLTQLVLPLIQSGAPYCLGFSFPPALMAPQALTLAQRAQLDLEDIRALLTNHQDALSFGGVEGEIAGADTRPRAPRYTRIPARSAAAATLDPDQRRAVEHGEGAARVLAPAGSGKTKTLVARVIELVARGIDPGGILVLAFNSLAAEQLEARLDGHGVHTTRRIAPPGSRAAVHCATFNAFGARYQRDVLGQRIDVDTEGSSSRALMREALAAAGCAPAAVKPLRNSDPVDAFLETLPRVRAGLEAPTSIAVSCVVAGDPPLLLIPFAPVHDHYTRLQSLHRRQSFDDQIYHAVVDLLASPTRRSLLQRRYTHILVDEFQDLNAAQHALVDILSRPRRNLFVVGDDDQLIYGWRFADPRGILGFHDRLPPSPFSRTYLLTTNYRCAQEVVASAARLVAHNTVREEKSIRAAEGAPCGAVHFVAAPDWAARSTALCAFLRTERARLDCGWCDLAVLTRYRSQQFAVALALDAGSVSRPPHFGTRLFTHPRAQRLRAEVARASSGETAGSAAALLATMLAPLHSTARAGSDDTSAAGNQPPRREPRAANAGLDIADCLRVLADAHPDTAAFLAAWDHLAANEAAAFSPSAAAASTAGNATEPDAVVISTIHAAKGREYRAVAIPDYDCDVSTWDSATIEEERRVVYVAATRAAESLLFTIDSAAPYVHPFLRELVAPPTPDEARRLSAQLATNDINDEARRAHLQRRLAELLILFPELAPELTGTNELRSTYPLR; this comes from the coding sequence ATGACACACAGCGCCACATCACCGCAAACTCCTACGCGCCTCACGGTCTTCGGCATCTCGTCGGCGCGCGCGCTGGCTCGCCGGCAGCGCGAACTCCACCCTGAGACGCGCACCATTCGCCAGCGAGAATGGTCGTACGAGACGAGCTCGGTCGAGTCTCACAGTCCGTCGCCCACAGCCAACTCGTTCACAGCATGGCTGGCAGCGCATTCATACGCCACGCGTCGCACACCCGTCCCACTCTGGTACTGGCAACACGATGCCTCCGCATTCGCGGCCCAGGCACACACCGTACTCACGCAACTCGTGCTGCCGCTCATTCAGAGCGGCGCTCCGTACTGCCTCGGATTCTCCTTCCCGCCCGCCCTCATGGCGCCACAAGCTCTCACACTGGCACAGCGCGCCCAACTCGACCTCGAAGACATACGCGCGCTACTGACCAACCACCAAGATGCGCTCTCGTTCGGCGGCGTCGAGGGCGAGATTGCCGGCGCCGACACTCGGCCGCGCGCGCCTCGCTACACCCGCATCCCCGCGCGCTCTGCCGCCGCAGCGACACTCGATCCCGATCAGAGACGCGCGGTGGAGCACGGCGAAGGAGCAGCGCGCGTGCTCGCGCCCGCCGGATCCGGCAAGACCAAGACGCTGGTCGCCCGCGTGATTGAGCTCGTCGCCCGCGGCATCGACCCCGGGGGCATCCTCGTGCTGGCCTTCAACAGTCTGGCGGCGGAACAGCTTGAGGCCCGGCTCGACGGACACGGGGTCCACACCACCAGGCGGATCGCCCCACCCGGCTCGCGTGCCGCCGTCCACTGCGCCACGTTCAACGCGTTCGGCGCTCGATACCAACGCGACGTCCTCGGTCAGCGCATCGACGTCGACACCGAGGGCTCATCTTCGCGCGCGCTCATGCGCGAGGCCTTGGCGGCAGCGGGCTGCGCCCCCGCCGCCGTCAAACCCCTGCGCAACAGCGATCCCGTCGACGCCTTCCTCGAGACACTTCCGCGCGTCCGCGCCGGCCTCGAAGCCCCCACAAGCATCGCCGTGAGCTGCGTCGTCGCCGGCGACCCACCATTGCTCCTGATCCCGTTCGCACCGGTACACGACCACTACACACGCCTGCAGTCGCTTCACCGCCGGCAATCGTTCGACGACCAGATCTACCACGCCGTCGTCGACCTGCTCGCCTCCCCCACTCGTCGAAGCCTTCTGCAACGCCGCTACACGCACATCCTCGTCGACGAGTTCCAGGACCTAAATGCCGCGCAGCACGCTCTCGTCGACATCCTCTCGCGCCCGCGACGAAATCTCTTCGTCGTAGGCGACGACGATCAGCTCATCTACGGCTGGCGCTTTGCCGATCCGCGCGGCATCCTCGGCTTCCACGATCGCCTGCCTCCATCTCCCTTCTCACGCACCTATCTGCTCACCACCAACTATCGTTGCGCGCAGGAGGTGGTCGCGTCGGCGGCGCGCCTCGTGGCCCACAACACGGTGCGCGAAGAAAAGAGCATTCGCGCCGCGGAGGGCGCGCCCTGCGGAGCGGTGCACTTCGTCGCCGCTCCGGACTGGGCAGCCCGCAGCACGGCGCTCTGCGCGTTCCTCAGAACGGAGCGCGCTCGTCTTGACTGCGGGTGGTGCGACTTGGCGGTCCTCACGCGCTACCGTTCGCAGCAATTCGCCGTCGCTCTCGCACTGGACGCCGGCAGCGTTTCACGACCGCCCCACTTCGGCACGCGCCTGTTCACGCACCCGCGAGCACAGCGCCTGCGCGCCGAGGTGGCACGCGCTTCATCTGGCGAGACCGCCGGCAGCGCAGCGGCGCTGCTGGCGACCATGCTGGCCCCGCTCCACAGCACAGCCAGAGCCGGCAGCGACGACACTTCGGCGGCCGGCAATCAGCCGCCGCGCCGCGAACCGCGCGCCGCGAATGCCGGCCTCGACATCGCCGACTGTCTCCGCGTCCTCGCCGACGCCCACCCCGATACGGCGGCGTTCCTCGCCGCCTGGGATCACCTTGCAGCGAACGAGGCGGCAGCCTTCTCCCCATCTGCTGCTGCAGCTAGCACCGCCGGCAACGCCACAGAACCCGACGCCGTCGTCATCTCCACAATCCATGCCGCCAAAGGACGCGAGTACCGAGCGGTCGCGATCCCCGACTACGACTGCGACGTCAGTACATGGGACAGCGCGACGATCGAAGAGGAGCGTCGCGTCGTCTACGTAGCAGCCACGCGCGCCGCCGAGTCGCTCCTCTTCACGATCGACTCGGCGGCACCATACGTCCATCCGTTCCTGCGCGAGCTCGTCGCGCCGCCGACGCCCGACGAAGCTCGGCGACTCTCGGCGCAACTCGCAACCAACGACATCAACGACGAAGCCCGGCGAGCTCACCTGCAGCGGCGGCTCGCCGAGCTCCTCATCCTCTTTCCCGAACTCGCCCCCGAACTCACGGGGACGAACGAGCTGCGTTCGACTTACCCGCTCCGCTGA
- a CDS encoding WYL domain-containing protein, with protein sequence MTPDRVREAGFAKDADKLIRRLSLVALLLARGGQPVSADQIRECVEGYPLMTDDAFKRRFYEDRAELARLGIAISTEPAVEGDGDLYRLPADAYYLPPIELDAEELAALAACLHVLEDHFSYSQPLRLALLSLAQGRPEVLTEAAAPALTVLPEAGHAAGAAALAQLQNAIADRKTVRFNYYTVSRDEMLARTVDPYGLQLVAGEWYLIGRCHLRESLRTFRLSRIRSRVTHATRAPHDFEIPADFDLRTFRDRPPWQLATSRGRATIRISAALAWWVQAHWSHCGTITADDDGIIYVTDYAEARPLLSWVLGMGEAAHLDEPQELRDSLVGQLELLLRALDEPPKPAAGAGSPPTATAARENPLTRSITVDRFTRLTTLATYLLRRCPGDDETILHVPTVCADLSTTADDLRADIRLLNLVNFGADGALLYAEIEAHDELHVSRDLAGAAFARPPRLSPLQADTLLLAGELLDGQTPDGGAALTRALTKIRTVRGAAPSTLASSDLLPPDERLLNTISAAIRQRQPLRIEYWAEGTARQSERVVEPYLLLRNRGEWYYVCWCRRAQDTRVFRVATTKAATALDEVFAPRPEVELELYRRDGIPTSQSYAPQSALLWYSATIRPWIAERQPVQELDDGSCLATQPFVDQDWLTHYLLRFGGHAVPQEPREARDALRRALAGLLRSYQTP encoded by the coding sequence ATGACGCCCGACAGAGTCCGCGAAGCCGGGTTCGCCAAAGACGCCGACAAGCTCATCCGGAGACTGTCGCTCGTCGCCCTGCTGCTCGCGCGCGGTGGCCAGCCCGTGAGCGCGGATCAGATCCGCGAGTGCGTCGAAGGGTATCCACTGATGACCGACGACGCTTTCAAGCGCCGCTTCTATGAGGACCGCGCCGAGCTGGCACGACTGGGCATCGCCATCAGCACCGAGCCTGCCGTGGAAGGCGACGGCGATCTCTATCGCCTCCCGGCCGACGCCTACTACCTGCCGCCAATCGAGCTCGACGCCGAGGAACTGGCGGCACTGGCCGCCTGCCTGCACGTGCTCGAAGACCACTTCTCGTACTCACAACCCCTGCGACTGGCATTGCTGAGCCTCGCACAGGGGAGACCGGAAGTACTCACCGAGGCGGCCGCGCCGGCGCTCACGGTCCTGCCGGAGGCAGGACACGCCGCCGGCGCGGCCGCCCTCGCCCAACTCCAGAATGCGATCGCCGATCGCAAGACGGTGCGCTTCAACTACTACACGGTGAGTCGCGACGAGATGCTCGCGCGAACCGTCGACCCATACGGCCTCCAGCTCGTCGCCGGCGAGTGGTACCTCATCGGCCGCTGCCACCTCCGCGAGAGCTTGCGCACGTTCCGGCTCTCGCGCATCCGCTCGCGCGTCACGCACGCCACGCGAGCGCCGCACGACTTCGAGATCCCGGCCGACTTCGATCTGCGCACCTTTCGCGATCGGCCTCCGTGGCAACTCGCAACGTCGCGCGGGCGCGCCACGATCCGCATCTCGGCAGCGTTGGCGTGGTGGGTCCAGGCACACTGGTCACACTGCGGAACGATCACGGCCGACGACGACGGCATCATCTACGTCACCGACTACGCTGAGGCGCGGCCGCTCCTCAGCTGGGTGCTGGGAATGGGCGAGGCTGCACATCTCGACGAACCGCAGGAACTCCGCGATTCTCTCGTCGGGCAACTCGAACTGCTGCTCAGAGCGCTCGACGAGCCGCCCAAGCCGGCTGCCGGCGCCGGCTCGCCACCCACAGCCACGGCAGCGCGTGAGAACCCCTTGACGCGCAGCATCACCGTCGATCGCTTCACGCGTCTCACCACTCTCGCAACGTACCTCTTGCGCCGTTGTCCTGGCGACGACGAGACCATTCTGCATGTGCCCACGGTCTGCGCCGACCTGAGCACGACCGCCGACGACCTGCGCGCCGACATCCGCCTCCTCAACCTCGTCAACTTCGGCGCCGACGGCGCCCTCCTCTACGCCGAAATCGAAGCTCACGACGAGTTGCACGTGAGCCGCGACCTGGCCGGTGCGGCGTTCGCTCGACCGCCCAGACTCTCGCCCCTGCAAGCCGACACGCTGCTGCTCGCCGGCGAACTGCTCGACGGCCAAACGCCGGACGGCGGCGCAGCCCTTACCCGTGCCCTCACCAAGATCCGCACCGTCCGCGGCGCCGCGCCGTCGACCCTCGCCAGCAGCGACCTCCTGCCGCCGGACGAACGCCTCCTGAATACCATCAGCGCCGCCATCAGACAGCGACAGCCGCTGCGCATCGAGTACTGGGCGGAAGGCACCGCACGGCAGAGCGAGCGAGTCGTCGAACCCTATCTCCTGCTCCGCAATCGCGGCGAGTGGTACTACGTCTGCTGGTGCCGGCGAGCACAGGACACGCGCGTCTTTCGCGTGGCGACGACCAAAGCCGCAACCGCTCTCGACGAAGTGTTCGCGCCACGACCAGAGGTGGAACTCGAGCTCTACCGCCGCGACGGCATACCTACGAGCCAGAGCTACGCACCACAGTCCGCCCTCCTTTGGTACAGCGCCACGATCAGGCCTTGGATCGCCGAGCGCCAGCCGGTGCAAGAACTCGACGACGGATCGTGCCTGGCCACGCAACCGTTCGTGGATCAGGACTGGTTGACACACTACCTGCTGCGCTTCGGCGGCCACGCCGTGCCGCAGGAGCCAAGAGAGGCGCGCGATGCTCTGCGCCGCGCGCTCGCCGGTCTCCTGCGCTCCTACCAGACACCGTGA
- a CDS encoding peroxiredoxin, whose protein sequence is MGTLQSSVYYSGARSSPSSERQVPTVVQVGQQAPDFSLEGVLDGKFVDVRLSDYRGNWVVLFFYPLDFTFVCPTEIRGFAARLNEFEDLDAQVIGVSVDSKYSHMAWVERDLGKLGYPLLSDMTREVTREYGVLLESVGHSLRGTFVVDPEGVLRYMVVHDNNIGRNMDEVLRVLQALQTGELCPIDWRPGEATLTPPAR, encoded by the coding sequence GTGGGCACACTGCAGTCATCCGTGTACTACAGCGGGGCGCGTTCGTCCCCGTCGAGCGAAAGGCAGGTACCGACTGTGGTGCAGGTTGGACAGCAAGCTCCAGACTTCTCTCTCGAGGGAGTGCTGGACGGTAAGTTCGTCGACGTGCGGCTCAGTGACTATCGCGGGAACTGGGTGGTCCTCTTCTTCTACCCTCTCGATTTCACATTTGTGTGCCCCACGGAGATTCGCGGTTTTGCTGCACGTCTCAACGAATTCGAGGACCTGGACGCGCAGGTTATCGGCGTGAGTGTGGACAGCAAGTACAGCCACATGGCTTGGGTGGAGCGCGATCTCGGCAAGCTCGGCTATCCGCTTCTCAGTGATATGACCCGCGAGGTGACGCGCGAGTACGGCGTACTGCTGGAGAGCGTCGGTCACTCGCTGCGCGGCACGTTTGTTGTGGATCCCGAAGGCGTCTTGCGGTACATGGTGGTGCACGACAACAACATCGGCCGCAACATGGACGAGGTGCTGCGTGTGCTCCAGGCGTTGCAGACCGGCGAGCTCTGCCCGATCGACTGGAGGCCGGGCGAGGCGACGCTGACGCCGCCGGCCAGGTGA
- a CDS encoding diacylglycerol kinase family lipid kinase, giving the protein MQHPSQPAVYADSHGNRPPALVIANPQAGRRRTGRELEAIVARLRAAVGPVDIVPTHRRGDAEAQAARAVEERRQLVVCVGGDGTVSEVVNGLLGDGDTALAAADGLPHLGIVATGTGCDIGRGLGIEPGVAAHVDAIAHGSIRTLDVGWARFAGPSGRPMRRLWLNVLSAGIGGYVDEYVAQAPVALPGMLAYAQATLRAIAHCDRKPLRCRVTLADGSVRERTLHAYAVAICNGTTFGAGMRIAPMARPDDGLLDVVFIETPSKLHLIRRLRTLYFGEHLREPGVSHIRCHNLALTPIQSSAATRLFPLDIDGEAFGDVPLTAGLMPRSLRVCAPATGR; this is encoded by the coding sequence ATGCAGCACCCGTCACAGCCTGCCGTGTACGCCGACTCACACGGCAATCGCCCACCGGCGTTAGTAATCGCCAACCCGCAGGCGGGACGGCGACGCACGGGGCGCGAGCTGGAGGCGATCGTTGCGCGGTTGCGAGCCGCTGTCGGTCCCGTCGACATCGTGCCGACACATCGCCGCGGCGATGCCGAGGCGCAGGCAGCGCGAGCCGTCGAAGAACGCCGCCAGCTCGTTGTCTGCGTCGGAGGCGACGGCACGGTAAGCGAAGTAGTCAACGGACTGCTCGGGGACGGAGACACGGCGCTCGCCGCCGCCGACGGCCTTCCCCACCTCGGCATCGTCGCGACCGGCACCGGTTGCGACATCGGCCGCGGGCTGGGCATCGAGCCCGGCGTCGCCGCGCACGTCGACGCCATCGCCCACGGCAGTATCCGCACCCTGGACGTCGGCTGGGCGCGTTTCGCCGGCCCCTCCGGAAGACCAATGCGGCGCCTCTGGCTCAACGTCCTCTCTGCCGGCATTGGCGGCTACGTAGACGAGTACGTGGCGCAGGCTCCCGTGGCGCTACCGGGCATGCTCGCTTACGCCCAGGCAACGCTGCGTGCGATCGCCCACTGCGACCGCAAGCCGTTGCGCTGCCGCGTGACCCTGGCCGACGGTTCGGTGCGCGAGCGAACCTTGCACGCCTATGCCGTAGCGATCTGCAACGGCACGACTTTCGGAGCGGGGATGCGCATCGCGCCGATGGCGCGCCCCGACGACGGCCTCCTCGACGTCGTGTTCATCGAGACGCCGAGCAAGCTGCATCTCATCAGGCGCTTGCGCACCCTCTACTTCGGTGAGCACCTGCGAGAACCCGGCGTCTCCCACATCCGCTGTCACAACCTCGCACTTACGCCCATCCAGAGCAGCGCTGCAACACGCCTCTTTCCGCTCGACATCGACGGCGAGGCATTCGGTGACGTACCGTTGACGGCTGGGCTCATGCCCCGGAGCCTGCGCGTCTGCGCACCGGCAACGGGACGATAG